The Mytilus edulis chromosome 4, xbMytEdul2.2, whole genome shotgun sequence nucleotide sequence tgtaatttttgttttgtagaaaaataacaGAATTCCAAAAATGTATCTGTCTTCAAAGtcatcaaacaaaaaacaaatatttggaaTATGTCAAGCCtgaaatatgttgatatgaaAATCACTtgctgtcttctttttttttcttttttctttttgcaCAGAGAGAAACTACTATAGCCTTTATTTTCTTCaatcatgttgataaaaaaaaaagtttacatgAACTTGCATTGCAATAAACGCATGCATATAAATTGTGATATTAATGATAAAGCAGGGAAGACATAATTTGAGGAGGATCCGCTtcattaattttttgaaaattacgGGACACTTGAATTTAACAGCTTAAAACATCAGGAATCATGTTTCTATTATAAAAACGTGTAGGAATTATTCACACGCAGCACAAAGAAACTTAAGGGACCTACTGGGTTTTTGTTGGATGCGTTGTTTTTATAGGTTTTAATAACCGTGCATTACATGTGCTATTCattaatttcaattaattttgcaataaaatatattagtcacgttaaaaattaaattaaaaatgtgaATATTATTTGTGAAGATGGAAAAATAAAGATCATCTCGAGTATCTTTCAATCTTTTACGAGATTTTCTAGATTCCTAACTAAATGATAACATGTACGTCAAACCTACAATGTATCTTATCGCATATCTAACAGATGATTATCTGCATGTTTTTACCCCTGGGTTTGATCATGACATGTATTTCTTAATACTATTTACCAAGGAGCGTTCCTTTTCTTCATTTTACATGCGTTGttatttctttattcattttcattAGCTACTTGTTTATACCCCCGTCACACTAGGctacgatcgcactacgatctctgaaaaaatgcaaatttgttGATCATaatgcgatcgtgtagatcgcagtatgGTGAAGGTACGGTCGCTGTGAGGTCTTTATGGTCGTGATCAGCGTGGGCaaactttaaacatgttcaaaacaatcgtgttGCGGTCATGGCGAAATTATGTAGTAGTATAgtgtagaagcgtagtgagaacgcagtaaggtcgtggtaagatcgcaaaagttcgctgtaccatcgtagcaaAAGCGTAACGGAAACGCGATTCTAGTCGGATAAGCTGCGTATTATGACCTCACCACGACCATCCTGTTCTCCCCGCGACCAAACAACGGTTCTACTACGGCTGTACCACGTTTGTATCAAGCTGTTCAAggccatagtacgattctagcaggCTAATGCCGTCCTcttcacgctcttcttacgatcTGACTACGTTTATACTACGACCATTTCAGATTCTAGTCATGCTCATTGTCATTAACACATAAAATATACAAAAGCTCTCCCGATTTTGTTTGAAACATCAATTTGAAAACAACGAAAATTCtgttttcatgccgctcataccgcgacctcagcACAATCTGAATTTATTTAAGATCGTGGTGAACGCGGTACAATCGTGGTCTAGTGTGATGGACGCATTACGGTCGGTGAGAAACCGTTACGTATTTGGGAGACGATTCTAGTATGCGTTATTAAGCAAGAGAATATAACTTCATGCCTAAACATCATATCATCAGATTGAATGATAATTTAAATAGCatcatatataaaattgagaaaggaaatggtgaatatgtcaaagcgacaaccacccgaccatagagtaaacaacagccgaaggcaaccaatgggtcttcaatgtagcgagaattcccgcacccgtaggtgtccttcagctggcccctaaaatatgcataatagtacagtgataatggacgtcatactaaactccgaattatacatatATGACTGTATTAACTCAAAATTCTAAAATTAAACAACCTATTGgtgcttttatttatttgtagttCCCCCTATTGATCGGTTACTGTTACGGCTCATATGATATTATTATAGTCTTGATCTCTAGTTCAATATGATTATATATGAGGCTTTGTACATATAAAAACTAAGTTATTTCGAGGATTTCAAGGATGGGACGTTGTTTGTTAAAAGAAAACGAAAATTTCCATTGAATGCCTTCAATAAAACTGAACactaaaaagttgaaaattaaaaGCATATAGAAGAAGGAAAAGATAATTTATTTCCAATTATAGGCCCTAAAGgacataaacattacaaaaatgttcataacacaatacaaacaatgagataaagaaattaatatttctaatatgtagataaagaatctataatCTTTTTAAATATCTAATAACAAACAAACAGCCAAAGATATAATTATAGATTGCATATTTGTATAAATGTAAAGTACACAATAAGGTGGatcaaataaacatataataactagccaaaaagaaaataaaagttaaGCATGTCTATGTCTCATCCTGTGTCATCAGCAGCAAATAGAAAAGTATTATGGTTTCCCCAAAAAATAACAGCTGACACCAGGGGGCGATACCTTATGGACCATAGGCATGTTACTAATGTGTAATGTATTTTTCTAATAGTAAAATTAGaaaaagaggggcaaaatatatatatataaactattgtTAATGTTATATCTATCGTTGTGACAACAAAAACACACTGAAAAGTGAAAGTAAGTTTAACATTCAAAGATCATTTACTTTAAAATagttaaacagaaaaaataaagcgaaaagaaaaaaaagggttCATACAACAAGCGCATATGctataaacaatattttgaatttaaatctaAGCACTCTATGCCACCTTCCGacattcaacaataagcaaacacATACATATAGGCAAACAACtcgaaaggagtaggtccagtaagacccctttttggccccaaaatatagcagttttacaaaattgttaaaatgtaaacttttatttatttattggacagtagaatgttttctgctacataaatatgggctgtttttgataatacaatgcacatatatcgggtactagcaccattaagtcatgctaaattactgaaatcttcacaattctagtattttagttgaattttggacggttttcgtgtaaaacgaaagtggccgcattcgtgttcatccttaatattgaaatgtaagttgtactttatgattatacataacatatataaaggttgaggatgaacacggatgcggccactttcatttttgacaaaaaccatctgaaaagtgacattttttggcatatttggtagatttttcatatttaggcttgaatcggatcgtttttaatgactaaataagttaaaatctttcacataaactaatcgaatcaattgaaatagacacttaagtgtttaaaaagtggtcaaaatctttcgtcagatgaacctgaaatttgaggccaaaatcggtccttaccggacctactccttttcaaaTTGTCATCTCTCATGAAAAAGGCCATTTCCCTactttttcgattttttttcaaattttgagcccTGATtacagatttttgaacatagcgccgcTCGAAAACAatgcgcctgtttctcctctacaagacctatatagtcctACCCCAAGACACCCTTTATTATAATTTTCTCTAGAGGCCATGGAAAAGGCCAACCCCctgtttttccaaatttttcaaatttaagaccgagtttcagattttttaacatagcccCACTCGAAACCTTACGAAAAAGATGTGCCTGTTTCtgctctacaagacctatatcgTCATACCCCGTGATACCCTTAATTATTTTCTCTAGAAGACATGGAATAGGCCAACCCCctgtttttccaaatttttcaaatttaagacCTAGTTTCagtttttgaacatagcgccaaTCGGAACCTTTGCGAAAAAGATGTGCCTGTTTCTGCTCTACAAGACCTTTATGGTCCTTGTAACGCTTatacgtctaacggacatgaacggattgaaaaaaaaggttATCCGTTAGGCGTTCGTTCGAGCTAttcggtaaggtgtgaccgaggctttagttttctcgtttgaattgttttacgttgtcatgTCGGGGACTTTTGTAgttgaatatgcggtatgggctttgctcattgttgaaggccgtacagtgacctatagttgttttaaatttctgtgtcattttggtcacttgtggagagttgtctcattggcaatcataaaacatcttatttttttatattattttatgccGGTTAAAATAggttaaaatttctttttttaatactagtagatgcacaaccttaaaatttcagTATACTGTTAACAAATGTGATGTCtgataattatgttttataaaaatcgacttcttcttttaattatttattttgtaatttaaaaaaaaaatatttaatatatttcgtggtatttatttttaactaAGAGAGATTATTATCAGAGCCGTGTTTACAGGAACtcctcttttcgccccttttctatttttgatatcttcatcaaaaaatcaaaaaatcaaactttcgaaaagtgaaataatcaattTGCACtttaggtttagtatttttaaagtttgatcaaatttctaaaacttttacATAAtgtggaattttgatattttaaaactttgatcaaaattccaaaaaaataaaatttcaaaactttttaaaactttgaattgataagtgttacacgaaCCCTTTATGCATAGATTATCGgattttctacacattgatatcgtaaaatatcagccgcgagccacaatgtgaacctaTTTGGCGAGTGAGCGAAAAACTGGTCATTCTTCTTGTCCTTGATATcgttgtttttgtgctttattttttaccATTTGACGTAAGAATTTAAGATGTGAAAAAAACAGATACAAAGAAGGATAACTCTATCTTACTTTATTTCTGTCATCTTTGTATTTAAAAGAAGATATCATGTACAATTCAATGATACTATTTTTGCATTTCTATTTACATCTCTAAATTCGGATACTTATCTTCATTTCccttatgttgatgaaaaaatagTACTAATGTATGTTCTGTAAATATTATTGCCAAAAATAAACCAATTATATGTAGAACCTACGCATGATTATAATAACTATGATATGGACGTTCACATACTAAAGGAAACAACCCCAGTTCAttataaaagacataaaataCTCTCGTCAATTATCGGTAGATAAATGTAGGTCGGACTACAAATGGACATTTGAAGAAGATCTCTAAATCAAAGCCGCAGATTTTTTTTTGATCAGATCAAATTATTGTAATGAACTTTTTGTGTTAATAGatttaaaaagatgtggtatgagtgtcaataagaCAATTCTCGATCCAAGtcaaagtaaaccactataggtcaaagtacggttttcaacacggagccttggcaaacaccgaacagaaagctataaaaggccctaaaaataaaaagtttagcACCAtaaaaacaggaaaaccaactgtctaatttatataaaaataaaaacgcgaaacgagaaaaacttatgaaccatatcaacaaattTTAACGAAAACAACTGAACCTGAAGTTCTATACTCTATATCTTTTACACATTCAACATAATTTAGATTCTTTCTTACTTTGATAATATGCCACACAACTTCCGGTTAATGTTcctagaagattttttttttttttcttctactaAAAGTGGTGTTTAAAATGAAGATTTAATTTAGCTCTCAATTATGGACTCACATCTACGTATTTCCAGGAACAAATCTCAATAAGAATTTATCATACTGtaattgttttctgtatattaTGATACTCCATGATTTATTATAATAGGGTCTATAAGAGACAGCAAATTTTCCCAAAAATAAGTATCGCTTGTAGGATACTTTACTTTACCAGAAGGATTTTCGGAACACCTGCAATCACCCCAAGTATTGATTTGgtcttctatgttgtgtgttttttttttctgttgtttgtcagtttgtttttgaattgtgagtttaaatatccctttgTTATCTTTTGCCTTTCCTCAACGTAATATAGTTTTGAGTTGTATGTATAAAGACAATGCACTTTATACAAAACCTGTCGAAATTATGGAACGTTTAGCGTTTTCCGTCTTGAAGACTTTACCACTGTACCTAATTTGAATTTTAATCGATTTTGATCATGAACCAGCTAAAAAATGTCGTTTCCTGTAAATCCGTTTGTATTCCTCCTCAGCTTATTTGTATACCCTTAACTCTCGAATAAAGGAAAACTATTAGTCCCCAATTATATTTGTACTAAGATAACGATATTATACATACACTGTATAATCATAATTACCACgatagcattttttttaatgtttaaaacttCGTCCATTCTCAAGTAAAAATCAAAAGGCAATAATCGAATGATTCTGACGTTTGATTTCTTTTCAAACCTTTAAATCATTGATATTGCTTAGTATTTAGACTATCATTTTCACGTTTTTCAGATTATGTGATTAATTAGATAATCTGAAAAACGTGCAAAAAGATTTAACAAATCCAGGTAATAAAATGACTCTTGTTTTTAAGTAGATTAAACAATTTATACCTTTACAATGTCATAACAATCGAATTGTTGATAATAATTGTACTTTTTAATCCAGATTTGTACATATCGATATTACTAGGATTAATCTTATCGTGCGGACAGCAACAAAGTATTAGCAGGTACatgaatatatgcatataatgATTAGACATTTTAGATTACTAGGTCATACAACCAGCTAAAGTTTTAAGGGGATTAAGGACTTACTATTATAAAAGGAGATGAATTGTTTGGATTGTTTAACGTTTTGCCTGGGTCATTTACGTTCGACTacacagtatgggttttgctcctTGTTAAGTCCGTCGCTGACCAGGTTGTCGTTCATTGCTCCTTgtatttgttttcgtttattattttgtacataaatctggcctttagttttctcgattgaattgttttacatttgtaatttcggtATTTTTTATAGCTGATCATATTGCTCATTGTCAGGCCGTATGTTTTAAAACTTCTACGTCATTGGTCTGTTTTTCAAGAGTTGTTTTATAGGCAATAATACCACATAAAACGAAATAGAAGATGGTCAAGCCATCACAATTTAACGGAAATAACACGAGATAGAAGATGGCAAAACCATCATTAATTGTCGTAGATAAAACGAGATAGAAGATTGTCACGCCATCATTAATTGTCGGAGATAAAACGAGATAGAACATGGTTAAGTCATCATAAATTAACGGAGATAAAACGAGATAGAAGATGATCAAGCTATCATTAATTGTCGGAGATAAAACGAGATAGAAGGTGGTCAAGCCATCATTAATTGTCGGAGATAAAACGAGACGATCAAGCCATCATTAATTGTCGGAGATAAAACGAGATAGAAGATGATCAAGCTATCATTAATTGTCGGAGATAAAACGAGATAGCAGAAGATGATCAAGCCATCATTAATTGTCGGAGATAAAACGAGATAGAACATGGTTAAGTCATCATAAATTAACGGAGATAAAACGAGATAGAAGATGATCAAGCTATCATTAATTGTCGGAGATAAAACGAGATAGAAGGTGGTCAAGCCATCATTAATTGTCGGAGATAAAACGAGACGATCAAGCTATCATCAATTGTTGGAGATAAAACGAGAAAGAAGGTGGTCAAGCCATCATTAATTGTCGGAGATAAAACGAGATAGAAGATGGTTAAGTCATCCTAAATTAACGGAGATAAAACGAGATCGAAGATGTTCAAGCTATCACTTATTGTCGGAGATACAAAACGAGATAAAAGATGATCAAGCCATCATTAATTGTCGGAGATAAAACTAAATAGAAGATGGTCAAGCCATTATTAATTGACGGAATCGCAACGTTCGAATCATAtactaaaatggaaaaaaaattatatgaatattatACATATGTACGATCATATTAGTGGCAAAAAAAGATGGAtgtaaaaatcattataaaaaatcaaatagtgGTGATAATGAAGATCAATTCTAACGTCTCTATGAAGTTAATTTAATCATCTcactattttttctttttctaaaaacaaatgCTTCTCAAATGGAATACTAAAGGATAAAAGTAAAACATCCctgaatttcatttatttctgtaGTTAGCTGAACTAAATACAATTCAGATTTAGTTGTAGCAAAAATTAGTTTTTCTATGATATATAATACGCCATAAATGTGATGCACCAATGATAAATAGCACTAATTAAACCATTCTCATGTTACAAACTAAACAACCGCCTCATAACCGGTATATTTCAGATTGTTAAGTAATGAAAACTGATCTGCAGCTAACGTTTTTATCCCAGATAAGTCTATTTTACTTTCTTCGATCCTTAAATATCTACATTTGTTAACATCTTTCCATGCTGTAGATGATCTTCTGTACATATTCTGTTTCATTTTTCTTTCTTCCTCTTCAGAAAACTTATTTTGTCTTCTCATATTTACACGTTTGATTTCAGGAACATCCGATTGACGTTTCAACGAATCGTTCACGGATAACATTGATGTCTGTACCGACCACGGTTCTTTGGTAGGCTTTTCTGACTTCAACTTCTCGTTTAATCTGTCCATAAAACTGCATATTTTATCCTCAATTTTAATTGCTTCTTTTTCTTCCTCTTGAATTAGTTCTTTTCTTAACTCTTGATGTAAATCATGTCCGAGATTACTTTCAACAGAATCACGTGACAAAAATTTAGTCCTGCCTTCTTCAAGTATTGTTTTTGTATTGATTTCTTTCTCCACTCTTTCTGCTGCGGCATGGCAATCGAATGGAGCATGCTGTGGCCCATTCATGCATGCTATTATGTTTGCCACAGCTTCACTTCTACCAGATAGTGCAGACATTGCAGCACTTCTTGGTGTACTGTTTTCTGTGCAACTGCTAATAGCTGTTGACGGTCTGACCTTTGAACCTTTCTTAAAAATCATGTGTTGTAAGGAATTGTTTTCTGAGCCGGTGCTTACAGCTGTAGTTGGTCTTACTTTTACAGTATGGTGcctttttagttttgttttattgttaccTTGACCTTCTGGGCTATTACAAATGGAAACATGATGCTCTGTGACTGAGTTTCCATGCTTAAAACTACTGGATCTTTTAGTTTGTCCTTTTCCTTTTAAAGTCTTGGTATTTGTTTGTTCTTCCGGCAATATATTGGAACATTTTTTCACGTTGATTAATACATGCTTATTACCAGTACCTTCTTCAGAGTTATGATCATCAATTGGGTTCTTTTCGGTTTGAAAGGTAGGTTCAGTGCAGAAACTGTTATCTGCTAAGTGTGGCTCGTCAAGTTCCGGTATTATTTCTTTCTCCGTTGAACTATCAAACGATGTGgcttttttcaaactttttgttCTGTTGACAGATTTGGATTTGGAACTTTTAACAGTTTTAAATTCTTGGGTATATTCTGATTCTTTCGATGGAGCTACTTTTACACTCTTTGATCGTTTGATGGCTGaagatttgtttttctttttttcaaataactcagATTTACAATTGCCTAAACTTGTTGCCGGTCGTATTACGTCATGTACATGTTTATTGCTAGAAAAGGCAAATGACGTACTCGGTCTTAGCACTGATTCCCTTCTACAGACTTTATTTTTATGAGAGGTTTCGGATTGACCTACATTTGTCCTTTGTTGTCTGTCACACTGGTCGGTTTCGTCATCACTGTcacttttgattatttttttattagttttgacAGAAATTATCGTTGATTTATTTGGAACGAGTCCATGTTCAAAAGCTCTTTCTTTCTCTCGTACAGCATTAAAACGATCGTTGAGATCACTTATTTGTCTTAACAGAAGATCCTTCCGCGTCACATCATCGTCATTGAAAGGGTTGATGTGGATCAAATCATCGCTATGTTTCGCTGCAGAAGTCGATTGATTTTCGTCATATTCAATTTGTAATCTTTTAGCGTATGTTGAAATTCGACTTGCTGAATCTGGTTTCgaaattgatttaaatatttcaatttttccgTTGTTTTCCAATTTTCGAAATTCTTCAATTTCTTTAACATTCAAATGAGTCTTTATTTTTGAAACTTTGTCCTTCAAAGATTTATAGCTGACTTTGATATTCTTGTGTGTTTGATTTATGAGGTGAATCGAGCATGCTCCCTCTTGTTTCAGTCCGTTTACTTTCTTTTCTAAACATTGCTGTTCGTTATGATTAAATCTAATTGCTTGAACCTCTTTTTCTGAGCAGGATCGCTCTCTCACAGTTGGCATTGTtcctgaaaaattaaataaatcattatacGTCTCCTTTTGTTTTAGTATGGTTTTGGTTTTTAAACAAATGGAAAGTAATGCTGCAAAGTTCAAAATATACTAAGGTTTTTATTTATGGTTTTATGTAACAAGAGTTGTTGACAGTTATCATACCGcctcatttgatttattatatttgcAATAGTGAAATATCATTAATAGTATGGACTTCCTATGGATTGGAAGTCAATAAATTTGAACCATAGCAACGAAGTTGAAATTGAACCGAAAATTTATTTGACAATGAGGCCTACCATTTATTACGGAAGCCCATTCGAACCCTcgcaaaaatataattttaatttatgctTAATAAAGTAGCATTGTTTTCTTCTAACATTCTTACAGACTTACATGAGCTTGTCCATAATTAATTGCTCAGACTGGAGAAGAAGTTTATATTACATCAAAAAAGTGTGGTATTTCTACACACGGATACATTTATCGGCATTGTTTGCTTACAGTgcattaataataaataataaatgataaaacattaagtgaaaaacaaatatgagagaCGGTAACCGAtgatcatataaaaataaaactgataGTAAGTTATAagactatgtggtatgagtgccaatgagacaactctccatccaagccacAATGTGTAAACAGAAaactattatatattttgtaggtcaaagtacggccttcaacacggagccttggctcacatttAATTTGGATCACAGCACACTTGAAACACATTTAAATCaccaataattcaaaattaatttgCATATTATAAGAAAGTCCAGTGAGAATTTTAAGTAGATTTGAAGGGATAAGTCATATAATCATGCAAGTCTTATAATCCAGTCATAGAACTGATTTACATAGACATTGTTCAAGTATAACTTTTTTACACTGGTTAACCAATAAGATATTAGTGATTGTTTTTCATACTGAATCACTCATATGCAATTGCAAAAAGTTCTGGGctctcggtcataaaactttaatCAGTGCTCCGAGTACAAAATAAGTGCTCGAAACataaaatccagtattttgattggttgattcttgagtctgcgtacaaaaatcgtgctggaaagttttatgaccgcaaggcctggtaGACATTAACTTTAAAACCAGTACCTCGAAAATACCCACccaaaaatatgatttttcaatGATGTTAACTTCTTCTTTGCTTACATtggatattcattttattttcaaaacttcatgGGGCTCAACAATATAAATACAGTGACTATTCAGGTCCGTACTTTGTGTTAGGTTTCTCTGTGCATTGTATCGGTCTGATGAGTTCAGTCAATTTCCaactgattgttttttttatatatattttgttcttatgtCGTTCTGTAACAGCACGTCTGTCCTGTGTTATGGTAAGGATTCAGCAAATATGTTTGAccacgccacattctgtatgtgcctaccCCAAGTCAGGTGCCTgctattcagtggttgttgtttgtatACCATATTTGGCTTTTGTTTATTggtttttatgtcccatttatacgcattatgatttctggtctgttcgtccgttcatcAGTCTGTCAGTCCGTTGTAccgtccgttcatccgtctgtcccgcttcaggttaaagtttttggtcaaggtagtttttttatgaagttgaggtataatcaacttgaaacttagtacacatgttccctatgatatgatctttctaattttaatgtcaaagtttcatttcacggtccacttaacatagaaaatgatagtgcggatggggcattcgtgtactatggacgcattcttttttttttcataaatcaagCTGttcgttttcttgtttgaattgttttacatttcaattCGGTccatgccttttatagcttacaaaATCCCGtattggttttgttcattgttgaaggccgtataatAGGTTATTGAGTTGTTGACTTCGTACATCGTCTAATCTCGGcttgagagttgtctcaatggagatcataccgcatcttcttgcTTTTATATATACTAACATTAATTGAATTTGAGGTATTGATCACAACTACTAAGTATGGTCCCGTGAAATGAGATTTTGTTATTAAATAAACTGTGTGTTCTATTTTATTCATGgttgttaaaatatataaagtCTACAAGggaaagttaaaacaaaataaaggttttaaagTTATTCTTTTGTTAGCATATTTTTGTTCACAAATGCTATACAATAAGGTTAAATAAAAGAATCTCATTTGCAATACttaatgtattttctttttttctaattgtcCAGTGAAATTTTTTTCACATATATTcaagtcgatcttttcaataatatttttgttttataactgCCATTCTATTTCTATAACATTGCCTTGTCCGTATATGATACACTTATATTGGTAGCCTCTCAATAACTGAAGGGTCCGtctattttttgtcttttggggtttatatacatgtagctcttcatcttttaaattAGGTTTGaattatcaaatattttggcctcgagtaTCACTGTAAAGACATTGAATGCGTTTCTGGTGCAAACAAAATGGTAACCTATAAATGTTATTGTATTGATATGAGAAAAAACGCACTATATAAAGGAAAATAAGCTGAATTAACAAATAGTTTTATTGGAATCACTTAATGATAAAATGACGGTTTTTTTCACAATAGCCAATATCAAAGAATCAATGTGTTTTAAAAACGTCAAGGTCACTTAAACATTCTATTCCATTAATATGTAAGCTGTTtatttcgaattatttttttgtttatttgttcctTGCACTTTATACATCACGTTTGATGACATAACTatgtttatatttacatgtaaaagTACATTACATCATCATTTGAAACATGCATGTAATTAACAGTTACTGTATATTAAAAATGACATGACCTTAATTAAtatgtatgtttatatttatttattttttaataaggagatgtgatataattgccaatgagacacaaaAGTGCATCAATGACCATAGTATGTAAAAGGATGTGAacatccagtggcggatccagccattttaaaaaggggggttcccaacccaggacaaagggggtggGAGGTTTCAACTATATGTCcgcattcaaatgcattgatcggccaaaaaaaagggggtccaacccccggacccccccccccccccttgggaTCCGCCTATGACATCTAAAGGTTCATCAATTAACTAAACGTAAACCGTCTTGGAAACTATATAAAATTACAAGGAATAAAAACTTAATACACTTGCACTCGTCTTTGAAATTTTCTTTCCTAtataccttgtgttatattatgGTATGTATGGGGAAAAATTGAGACCTGTgattaaatataatatgaaaaaaagtcataagcaaatagatataggaagatgtggtatgagttccaatgagacaactctccatctaaataacaatttataaaagtgaaccatta carries:
- the LOC139518359 gene encoding uncharacterized protein, with amino-acid sequence MPTVRERSCSEKEVQAIRFNHNEQQCLEKKVNGLKQEGACSIHLINQTHKNIKVSYKSLKDKVSKIKTHLNVKEIEEFRKLENNGKIEIFKSISKPDSASRISTYAKRLQIEYDENQSTSAAKHSDDLIHINPFNDDDVTRKDLLLRQISDLNDRFNAVREKERAFEHGLVPNKSTIISVKTNKKIIKSDSDDETDQCDRQQRTNVGQSETSHKNKVCRRESVLRPSTSFAFSSNKHVHDVIRPATSLGNCKSELFEKKKNKSSAIKRSKSVKVAPSKESEYTQEFKTVKSSKSKSVNRTKSLKKATSFDSSTEKEIIPELDEPHLADNSFCTEPTFQTEKNPIDDHNSEEGTGNKHVLINVKKCSNILPEEQTNTKTLKGKGQTKRSSSFKHGNSVTEHHVSICNSPEGQGNNKTKLKRHHTVKVRPTTAVSTGSENNSLQHMIFKKGSKVRPSTAISSCTENSTPRSAAMSALSGRSEAVANIIACMNGPQHAPFDCHAAAERVEKEINTKTILEEGRTKFLSRDSVESNLGHDLHQELRKELIQEEEKEAIKIEDKICSFMDRLNEKLKSEKPTKEPWSVQTSMLSVNDSLKRQSDVPEIKRVNMRRQNKFSEEEERKMKQNMYRRSSTAWKDVNKCRYLRIEESKIDLSGIKTLAADQFSLLNNLKYTGYEAVV